One Odocoileus virginianus isolate 20LAN1187 ecotype Illinois chromosome 6, Ovbor_1.2, whole genome shotgun sequence DNA segment encodes these proteins:
- the CIPC gene encoding CLOCK-interacting pacemaker gives MERKNLSREGSRRLSAKPSKGSEMKKASRQLGLAAAESDKDSGFSDGSSECLSSAEQMESEDMLSALGWSREDRPRPSSKPASGAFPTLSPMVVMKNVLVKQGSSSSQLQSWTVQPSFEVISAQPQLLFLHPPVPSPVSPCHASEKKSDSRNYLPILNSYTKIAPHPGKRGPSRSPEERGEGGMQKKVCTERLGPGLSAREPTKTSAGPPQPPTPAPPSAKLAEDSALQGVPSLVAGGSPQTLQPVSSSHVAKAPSLTFASPASPVCASDSTLHGVESSSPLSPPAASYSSALWAAEHFCRSPDSFPEQRQSKHRRFQNTLVVLHKSGLLEITLKTKELIRQNQATQVELDQLKEQTRLFIEATKSRAPQAWARLQASLTSGSGHTGSNLEAFSEQPDI, from the exons ATGGAGAGGAAGAACCTGTCCAGAGAGGGCTCTCGAAGGCTGTCAGCCAAACCAAGCAAGGGCTCGGAGATGAAAAAGGCGTCTCGTCAGCTCGGCCTGGCAGCTGCTGAGTCAGATAAGGACTCTGGATTTTCAG ATGGGAGCTCAGAATGCCTGAGCTCGGCCGAGCAGATGGAGTCCGAGGACATGCTGAGCGCCTTAGGCTGGAGCCGAGAGGACAGGCCAAGGCCAAGTTCCAAGCCTGCGAGTGGAGCCTTCCCGACTCTGTCCCCCATGGTGGTCATGAAGAACGTGCTGGTCAAACAG GGCAGCAGCTCCTCCCAGCTCCAGTCGTGGACTGTCCAGCCCTCCTTTGAAGTGATCTCAGCCCAGCCACAGCTCTTATTCCTTCATCCGCCAGTTCCGTCTCCTGTCAGCCCGTGTCACGCCAGTGAGAAAAAGTCGGACTCCAGGAATTACTTGCCCATTCTCAATTCTTACACCAAAATAGCCCCTCACCCCGGCAAAAGGGGCCCTTCCCGCAGCCCAGAAGAACGAGGAGAAGGTGGCATGCAGAAGAAGGTCTGTACTGAGAGACTGGGGCCCGGCCTGTCTGCTCGCGAGCCAACCAAGACCAGTGCtggcccaccccagcccccaacccccgCGCCCCCCAGCGCCAAGCTTGCCGAGGACTCGGCTCTGCAGGGCGTGCCCTCCCTGGTGGCGGGTGGCAGTCCACAGACTCTCCAGCCGGTGTCCAGCAGCCACGTGGCTAAAGCTCCCAGCCTGACCTTTGCCTCCCCCGCCAGCCCCGTCTGTGCTTCCGACAGTACCCTGCACGGGGTGGAGAGCAGCTCCCCGCTGTCCCCGCCGGCGGCCAGTTACAGCTCCGCTCTGTGGGCTGCCGAGCACTTCTGCCGCAGCCCAGATAGCTTCCCAGAGCAGCGGCAGAGCAAGCACAGGCGCTTTCAGAATACCCTGGTAGTCCTGCACAAATCCGGTTTGCTGGAGATCACTTTGAAAACCAAGGAGTTGATTCGTCAGAACCAGGCAACTCAGGTGGAACTTGACCAGCTCAAGGAGCAGACCCGGCTGTTCATAGAGGCCACTAAGAGCAGGGCTCCTCAGGCCTGGGCCAGGCTGCAGGCATCTTTAACGTCAGGGTCAGGTCATACCGGCAGTAACCTGGAAGCATTCTCTGAGCAGCCAGACATATAA